One Paraburkholderia kururiensis DNA window includes the following coding sequences:
- the rnr gene encoding ribonuclease R, with protein sequence MSKYPYPIPSREEILGVLRTSDSPLTANDIAEALAIKRQEREGFFRRIAAMERDGQIRLDARGHYQLTHPSSFVAGRVQGHRDGYGFLVRDDGQDDLFLPQPEMQKVMHNDRVLARIVGFDRRGRPEGHIVEVTDRANRRVIGRLLNENGALIVAPEDKRIGHDILVTQNTKKAKVGQVVVVELTDFPSRHSQPLGRVVEVLGDIDDPGMEIEIAVRKYGVPHEFSDAALEEAAKLPDEVRPTDVRHRVDLRDVPLVTIDGEDARDFDDAVYCEPVKVGRGDGFRLIVAIADVSHYVRPASDLDVDALERSTSVYFPRRVIPMLPEKLSNGLCSLNPHVDRCVLVCDMVITTRGEIKAYQFYPGVMHSAARLTYTEVAAVLKNTKGPEAARRAGLLEHLQNLYGVYKSLFSARQKRGAIDFDTTETYIVCNAQGKIEQIVPRQRNDAHKLIEECMLAANVCAADFMKRNRHSGLYRVHAGPTAEKLENLRTFLRGMGLTLGGGETPHASDYAALMAHIRDRPDAQMLQTMLLRSMQQAVYSPDNIGHFGLAYEAYAHFTSPIRRYPDLLTHRAIYAILQGKKYQPETPAGVALNTALSPRARAMQQEDEEKRGSRGRPNTAIWEELGLHCSANERRADEASRDVEAWLKCYFMRDKLGEEYGGMVSGVTSFGIFVQLDALFIEGLVHVTELGSDYFQYDEIKNELRGERTGIRYRLSDRVRVQVSRVDLDARKIDFRLVRDTLKKPLAGRGAPVEKAAAESAGPRVRALSPRDAREAREVQDGPRGKKAAPAPNAAVKAARAARGATKTAKKHAPSKAAAKSKGTSRKKR encoded by the coding sequence TTGAGCAAATATCCGTACCCGATTCCGAGTCGTGAAGAAATCCTCGGCGTGCTGCGCACGAGCGACTCTCCGCTGACGGCGAACGACATCGCCGAAGCGCTCGCCATCAAGCGCCAGGAGCGCGAAGGTTTCTTCCGGCGGATCGCCGCCATGGAGCGCGACGGCCAGATCCGGCTCGATGCGCGCGGACACTACCAGTTGACCCATCCGTCCAGTTTCGTGGCGGGCCGCGTACAGGGGCACCGCGACGGCTACGGCTTTCTCGTGCGCGACGACGGTCAGGACGATCTGTTCCTGCCGCAGCCCGAGATGCAGAAGGTCATGCACAACGACCGCGTGCTCGCGCGCATCGTGGGCTTCGACCGGCGCGGCCGTCCGGAAGGGCACATCGTCGAGGTCACGGACCGGGCGAATCGCCGCGTGATCGGGCGCCTGCTCAACGAGAACGGCGCGCTCATCGTGGCGCCCGAAGATAAGCGCATCGGCCACGACATTCTCGTCACGCAGAACACCAAGAAGGCCAAGGTGGGCCAGGTCGTGGTGGTCGAGCTCACGGACTTCCCGAGCCGCCATTCGCAGCCGCTTGGCCGCGTGGTGGAAGTGCTGGGCGACATCGACGACCCGGGCATGGAAATCGAAATCGCGGTGCGCAAGTACGGCGTGCCGCATGAATTCAGCGACGCCGCGCTCGAAGAGGCCGCGAAGCTGCCCGACGAGGTACGCCCTACCGACGTGCGCCATCGTGTGGACCTGCGCGACGTGCCGCTCGTCACGATCGACGGCGAAGACGCACGCGACTTCGACGACGCCGTCTACTGCGAGCCCGTCAAGGTCGGCCGCGGCGACGGCTTTCGCCTGATCGTCGCGATCGCGGACGTTTCGCACTACGTGCGCCCGGCAAGCGACCTCGACGTGGACGCGCTCGAGCGCAGCACCTCGGTCTACTTCCCGCGCCGCGTGATCCCCATGCTGCCCGAGAAGCTCTCGAACGGGCTGTGCTCGCTCAATCCGCACGTGGACCGCTGCGTGCTGGTGTGCGACATGGTCATCACCACGCGCGGCGAGATCAAGGCGTACCAGTTCTACCCGGGCGTCATGCATTCGGCCGCGCGGCTCACGTACACCGAAGTGGCCGCGGTGCTGAAGAACACCAAGGGGCCGGAAGCGGCGCGCCGCGCCGGGCTCCTCGAGCATCTGCAGAATCTGTACGGCGTCTACAAGTCGCTGTTCTCCGCGCGCCAGAAGCGCGGCGCCATCGACTTCGACACCACCGAGACCTACATCGTCTGCAATGCGCAGGGCAAGATCGAGCAGATCGTGCCGCGTCAGCGCAACGACGCGCACAAGCTCATCGAGGAATGCATGCTGGCCGCGAACGTCTGCGCGGCCGACTTCATGAAGCGCAACCGGCATTCGGGCCTGTACCGCGTGCACGCCGGTCCCACGGCGGAAAAGCTCGAAAACCTGCGCACGTTCCTGCGCGGCATGGGCCTCACGCTCGGCGGCGGCGAGACGCCGCACGCGAGCGACTACGCGGCGCTGATGGCGCACATCCGCGACCGGCCCGACGCGCAGATGCTGCAGACCATGCTGCTGCGCTCCATGCAGCAGGCCGTCTACAGCCCCGACAACATCGGCCACTTCGGCCTGGCCTACGAGGCGTACGCGCACTTCACGAGCCCGATCCGCCGCTATCCGGACCTGCTCACGCACCGCGCCATCTACGCGATCCTGCAAGGCAAGAAGTACCAGCCGGAGACGCCCGCTGGCGTCGCGCTCAACACGGCGCTGTCGCCGCGTGCCCGCGCGATGCAGCAGGAAGACGAGGAAAAACGCGGCAGCCGCGGCCGTCCGAACACGGCGATCTGGGAAGAGCTGGGCCTGCACTGCTCCGCCAACGAACGGCGTGCGGACGAAGCCTCGCGCGACGTCGAAGCGTGGCTCAAGTGCTACTTCATGCGCGACAAGCTGGGCGAGGAGTACGGCGGCATGGTGAGCGGCGTCACGTCGTTCGGCATCTTCGTGCAGCTCGATGCGCTCTTTATCGAAGGGCTCGTGCACGTCACGGAACTCGGCTCCGACTACTTCCAGTACGACGAGATCAAGAACGAGCTGCGCGGCGAGCGCACCGGCATCCGCTACCGTCTTTCGGACCGCGTGCGCGTGCAGGTGAGCCGCGTGGACCTGGACGCGCGCAAGATCGACTTCCGCCTCGTGCGCGACACGCTCAAGAAGCCGCTCGCGGGTCGTGGCGCGCCGGTCGAGAAGGCGGCTGCCGAATCCGCTGGACCGCGCGTGCGCGCGTTGTCGCCGCGCGATGCCCGCGAGGCGCGCGAAGTCCAGGACGGTCCGCGCGGCAAGAAGGCCGCGCCGGCACCGAATGCCGCCGTGAAGGCGGCCCGCGCCGCACGCGGGGCGACCAAGACGGCGAAGAAGCACGCCCCGTCCAAGGCCGCCGCGAAGAGCAAGGGCACCTCGCGCAAGAAGCGCTAA
- a CDS encoding OpgC domain-containing protein: protein MQTDVRRSLEVDFFRGLVLLVIAVDHNSGSILAKFTLHNFAYCDSSEVFVFLGGYASAAAWAAVCARRGESAARKRFVKRSGQIYGAYLLTAALMLASGALLLGLHLDSPLVRYTDWTDFLARPAGLLLEVASFRRQPYLSAVLPMYVLFALAVPFAVPAATRRPAALLAGSIALWWLAPQALALLPATAPDTWSFNPFAWQLMFVLGMLARAQPIDTRIHASPLAALSGVAALALVLALAAARLHEAHPLAGELKQNLAFVRVGNFVAIAWLAARATHAGWVRRLAVWAPWIVSVGQRGLVCFVFGSVLSVAVDTATHTTIAQPFPSLAGLACDVFVIGTLCLVGRYGNSGRPERERATRRAIGARQAV, encoded by the coding sequence ATGCAGACGGACGTGCGGCGGTCGCTCGAAGTGGACTTCTTTCGGGGTCTCGTCCTCCTCGTCATTGCCGTGGACCACAACTCCGGCAGCATCCTCGCGAAGTTCACGCTGCACAACTTCGCGTACTGCGACTCGTCGGAGGTGTTCGTGTTCCTCGGCGGCTACGCGTCGGCGGCGGCGTGGGCCGCGGTTTGCGCGCGGCGCGGCGAATCGGCCGCCCGCAAACGCTTCGTCAAACGCAGCGGCCAGATCTACGGCGCCTATCTGCTCACGGCGGCGCTCATGCTCGCAAGCGGCGCCCTGCTGCTGGGCCTGCACCTCGACTCGCCGCTCGTGCGCTATACCGACTGGACGGATTTCCTCGCGCGGCCCGCGGGCCTCTTGCTGGAGGTCGCATCGTTCCGGCGTCAGCCGTATCTTTCCGCGGTGCTGCCGATGTACGTGCTGTTCGCCCTCGCCGTGCCGTTCGCCGTGCCGGCCGCGACGCGTCGCCCCGCCGCGCTGCTGGCGGGCAGCATCGCGCTATGGTGGCTGGCGCCGCAGGCGCTCGCGCTCTTACCCGCTACGGCGCCGGACACCTGGTCGTTCAATCCGTTCGCCTGGCAATTGATGTTCGTGCTCGGCATGCTTGCGCGCGCACAGCCCATCGACACGCGAATTCACGCCTCTCCGCTGGCGGCGCTTTCCGGCGTCGCAGCGCTTGCGCTCGTGCTCGCGCTTGCGGCGGCGCGCCTGCATGAGGCGCATCCGCTTGCGGGCGAACTGAAGCAAAACCTCGCTTTCGTGCGAGTGGGCAACTTCGTCGCCATTGCGTGGCTCGCTGCGCGCGCGACGCACGCGGGTTGGGTCCGTCGGCTCGCCGTATGGGCGCCGTGGATCGTCTCGGTGGGTCAACGCGGGCTCGTGTGCTTCGTGTTCGGCAGCGTGCTTTCCGTGGCCGTGGACACCGCTACGCACACGACCATCGCGCAGCCCTTTCCCTCGCTCGCGGGCCTCGCCTGCGACGTGTTCGTGATCGGCACGCTGTGCCTCGTCGGACGCTACGGGAATAGCGGACGGCCTGAGCGTGAGCGCGCCACCCGCCGCGCAATCGGAGCGCGACAAGCCGTATAG
- a CDS encoding carboxypeptidase-like regulatory domain-containing protein produces MKKRAILWMPAGVFAAVCGLQLAYGAEPGLPPMRHAGEIGYLSGGVGSDQSSAIKSVMHRYPLVLEFVGKTGADNEYLADVPVRIADAHGNNLLTTKANGPFMLLSLPRGRYVVSANYNGKTERREVDIEAATRAHEMFVWQM; encoded by the coding sequence ATGAAGAAGCGTGCCATTCTCTGGATGCCTGCGGGCGTGTTCGCGGCGGTGTGCGGTTTGCAGCTCGCGTATGGGGCCGAGCCGGGCTTGCCGCCCATGCGGCACGCGGGCGAGATCGGTTATCTGTCGGGCGGTGTCGGCAGCGACCAGTCGAGCGCGATCAAGAGCGTCATGCACCGTTACCCGCTGGTACTCGAGTTCGTCGGCAAGACCGGCGCGGACAACGAATATCTCGCGGACGTGCCGGTGCGCATTGCGGACGCGCACGGCAACAACCTGCTGACGACGAAGGCCAACGGGCCGTTCATGCTGCTCTCGCTACCGCGAGGACGCTATGTGGTCAGCGCGAACTACAACGGCAAGACCGAGCGGCGCGAAGTGGATATCGAAGCCGCGACGCGCGCGCATGAAATGTTCGTTTGGCAGATGTAG
- a CDS encoding MFS transporter: MSWTREQRNVTIAAYLGWTLDAFDFFLMVFVLKDIAAEFNTKITTVSFAIMLTLIMRPVGALIFGRLADKFGRRPTLMVNIACYSLLELLSGFSPNLTTLLVMRSLFGIAMGGEWGVGSALTMETVPAHARGFVSGLLQAGYPSGYLLASLVFGALYEHIHWRGMFFVGVAPALLVLYVRASVPESPAWKAMEKKHRPGLVETLKRNWRLSLYAIVLMTCFNFFSHGSQDLYPTFLREQHHFDPHTASLITDTLNIGAIVGGLFFGALSEKIGRRWAIFIAALIALPVLPLWAFSSGAIALAAGAFLMQISVQGAWGVIPVHLNEISPDEIRATFPGLVYQLGNLLAAVNAPMQAYIASSRGNDYSFALAAVGGTVAVVIAVLILFSRERRGIDMTQSAKQVASMD; the protein is encoded by the coding sequence ATGAGCTGGACGCGAGAACAGAGAAACGTGACGATCGCCGCCTATCTGGGCTGGACGCTCGATGCATTCGATTTCTTTCTCATGGTTTTCGTATTGAAAGATATCGCCGCAGAATTCAATACGAAAATCACCACTGTTTCCTTCGCCATTATGCTCACGCTCATCATGCGGCCTGTCGGCGCGCTGATCTTCGGGCGGCTCGCCGACAAATTCGGGCGTCGTCCCACGTTGATGGTCAACATCGCGTGCTACTCGCTGCTCGAACTGCTCTCGGGCTTCTCGCCCAATCTCACCACGCTGCTCGTCATGCGCTCGCTGTTCGGCATTGCGATGGGCGGCGAATGGGGCGTGGGCTCGGCACTCACCATGGAAACCGTGCCGGCGCATGCGCGCGGTTTCGTCTCCGGCCTGCTGCAGGCCGGCTACCCGAGCGGCTACCTGCTCGCCTCATTGGTGTTTGGCGCGCTCTATGAGCACATTCACTGGCGCGGCATGTTCTTCGTGGGCGTAGCGCCCGCGCTGCTCGTACTCTACGTGCGCGCGAGCGTGCCCGAATCGCCGGCGTGGAAGGCCATGGAAAAGAAGCATCGGCCGGGCCTCGTCGAAACACTGAAGCGCAACTGGCGCCTCTCGCTCTACGCGATCGTGCTGATGACCTGCTTCAACTTCTTCTCACACGGCAGTCAAGACCTGTACCCCACCTTCCTGCGAGAGCAACATCACTTCGACCCGCATACGGCCTCACTGATTACAGACACGCTTAACATCGGGGCGATTGTGGGCGGGCTTTTCTTCGGCGCGCTCTCGGAGAAAATCGGTCGCCGGTGGGCGATCTTCATCGCCGCGCTGATCGCGCTGCCTGTGCTGCCACTGTGGGCGTTCTCGAGCGGTGCAATCGCGCTCGCGGCTGGCGCATTCCTGATGCAAATCTCCGTGCAGGGAGCATGGGGCGTGATTCCTGTGCACCTGAACGAGATCTCGCCCGACGAAATTCGTGCGACATTCCCCGGGCTTGTCTATCAGCTTGGCAATCTGCTAGCAGCGGTCAATGCTCCGATGCAGGCCTACATCGCGTCGAGCCGCGGCAACGACTACTCGTTCGCGCTCGCGGCTGTCGGCGGAACCGTGGCGGTCGTCATCGCCGTGCTGATTCTTTTCAGCCGTGAACGGCGCGGCATAGATATGACACAATCCGCGAAACAGGTGGCGTCGATGGATTAG
- a CDS encoding TetR/AcrR family transcriptional regulator, which yields MAVRNTSRATGDTKTRILDAAETLFVEFGYEAMSLRQITSRAEVNLAAVNYHFGSKEALIHAMLSRRLDRLNEARLQLLDRFDALLGERLTCEHVLGAMFIPALRLSRDPLVGGRAFLRLLGRAYTDPSAFIRDFLNAHYASVAERFFAAFQRALPHLPREELGWRLHFAIGALSGVLAGADTDRLISEFSQGKSMNDLQLIARLASLMVSALKAPLPDSAQLAMFAAVLGDANDAGDGVEAMACSTASVATASAPVLKADGSTPLAPPGETSAASSAAPPGSAPRDVERPGGGVAPGSTLHRAASGAM from the coding sequence ATGGCAGTCCGCAACACGAGCCGGGCCACCGGCGACACGAAAACCCGCATCCTCGATGCCGCCGAAACGCTGTTCGTCGAGTTCGGCTACGAAGCGATGTCGCTGCGGCAGATCACGTCGCGCGCCGAGGTCAATCTGGCCGCGGTCAACTATCACTTCGGCAGCAAGGAAGCGCTGATCCACGCGATGCTCTCGCGCCGCCTCGACCGTCTCAACGAAGCGCGGCTTCAACTGCTGGACCGCTTCGACGCCCTGCTCGGCGAGCGGCTCACCTGCGAGCACGTGCTGGGCGCGATGTTCATTCCCGCGCTGCGTCTTTCGCGCGACCCGCTTGTGGGCGGCCGCGCATTTCTGCGGCTCCTCGGCCGCGCCTACACGGATCCCTCGGCGTTCATTCGCGACTTTCTGAATGCGCATTACGCATCGGTTGCCGAGCGGTTCTTCGCCGCGTTTCAGCGCGCGCTGCCGCATCTGCCGCGCGAAGAGCTGGGCTGGCGCCTGCACTTCGCCATCGGCGCGCTCTCGGGCGTGCTCGCGGGCGCGGATACGGACCGGCTCATCTCCGAGTTCTCGCAGGGCAAGTCGATGAACGACCTGCAACTGATCGCGCGACTCGCGTCGTTGATGGTGTCCGCGTTGAAGGCCCCGCTGCCCGACTCGGCGCAGCTCGCGATGTTCGCGGCCGTGCTGGGCGACGCAAACGATGCGGGCGACGGCGTGGAAGCCATGGCGTGCAGCACGGCATCGGTGGCCACGGCATCGGCGCCTGTGCTGAAGGCCGACGGCAGCACACCGCTTGCTCCGCCCGGCGAGACGTCGGCGGCTTCTTCTGCGGCGCCGCCCGGATCGGCTCCGCGCGACGTGGAGCGTCCGGGCGGCGGCGTGGCGCCGGGATCGACGTTGCATCGGGCCGCGAGCGGCGCGATGTGA
- a CDS encoding acyl-CoA dehydrogenase has translation MSWFIVAFVIGAAALLYVEARAWWWLAASIVWVGTAYLAGVAGMAGTALLAVVVVLPALLLALKPLRRAWLARPVLDIFRRILPEMSPTERDAIEAGTVWWDAELFAGRPHWDTLLAHGPATLSTEEQAFLDHECEELCHLANDWDTTAVWQDLSPQAWRYIKEQGFLGMIIPKRYGGREFSAYAHSQVIMKLATRCSAAAVSVMVPNSLGPAELLMHYGTEEQKNHYLPRLARGEEIPCFALTSPYAGSDAAAIPDVGIVCKGLFEGRETLGFRVTWEKRYITLGPIATVLGLAFRALDPDHLLGADDEPGITCALIPTTHPGVQIGRRHWPLNAVFQNGPNWGKDVFIPLEWVIGGRAQVGNGWRMLMECLAAGRAISLPSSNVGMAKLAVRGTGAYAAVRRQFRTAIGRFEGVQEALGRMGGHLYVMDAARRLSAQAVDLGEKPSVISAIAKYHITERARKVINDGMDVVAGKGICMGPSNFLARAYQQIPIAITVEGANILTRCLIIFGQGAIRCHPYVLKEMTATRESRNEAHYPRALREFDAAFFGHLNFTLSNAVRSVVYGLTGGRFIRAPRRADAALAPFYRAATRLSVVFALLADVSMFVLGGDLKRRERISGRLGDVLAQLYLISATLKRYEDDGRQQDDLPLVCWGVEDALFTAQQAIDGVLANYPNRVVAWLVRALAFPFGLPHRAPSDALGTQIAELMQTPGAARERLVADSYVPPVDVDAIGYGELVFALSPRVAAIERRLRDAVHAGRLAPMPQSMAALAAWTASAQQQGLIDADERRTLDDYARYVAEAVKVDDFPPDFDMLAGLQKRREALERAMDLAA, from the coding sequence ATGTCGTGGTTCATCGTTGCGTTCGTCATCGGCGCGGCCGCGCTGCTTTATGTCGAGGCCCGTGCGTGGTGGTGGCTCGCCGCATCGATCGTATGGGTGGGCACCGCATACCTTGCCGGCGTTGCGGGCATGGCCGGCACCGCGCTGCTCGCAGTCGTCGTGGTGCTGCCCGCGCTGTTGCTCGCGCTCAAGCCGCTGCGCCGCGCATGGCTCGCGCGGCCGGTGCTCGATATATTCCGCCGCATCCTGCCCGAGATGTCGCCCACCGAGCGCGATGCCATCGAAGCCGGCACCGTATGGTGGGACGCCGAACTGTTCGCCGGACGCCCGCATTGGGACACGCTGCTCGCGCACGGCCCGGCCACGTTGAGCACGGAGGAACAGGCGTTCCTCGATCATGAATGCGAGGAGTTGTGCCATCTCGCGAACGACTGGGACACCACGGCCGTCTGGCAGGACCTCTCGCCGCAGGCATGGCGCTACATCAAGGAGCAAGGCTTTCTCGGCATGATCATTCCGAAGCGCTACGGCGGCAGGGAATTCTCCGCGTACGCGCATTCGCAGGTCATCATGAAGCTCGCCACGCGCTGCTCGGCCGCGGCCGTCTCCGTCATGGTGCCCAATTCGCTCGGCCCCGCTGAACTGCTCATGCACTACGGCACCGAAGAGCAGAAGAACCACTATTTGCCGCGCCTCGCGCGCGGCGAAGAGATTCCGTGCTTCGCGCTCACGAGTCCCTATGCCGGGTCCGACGCGGCCGCCATTCCCGACGTCGGCATCGTCTGCAAGGGGCTGTTCGAAGGCCGCGAGACGCTCGGCTTTCGCGTGACCTGGGAGAAGCGCTACATCACGCTCGGCCCCATCGCCACCGTGCTCGGCCTCGCGTTTCGCGCGCTCGACCCCGACCATCTGCTCGGCGCCGACGACGAGCCCGGCATCACCTGCGCGCTGATTCCCACGACGCACCCCGGCGTGCAGATCGGCCGGCGCCACTGGCCGCTCAACGCCGTGTTCCAGAACGGCCCGAACTGGGGCAAGGACGTGTTCATCCCACTCGAGTGGGTGATCGGCGGCCGTGCGCAGGTGGGCAACGGCTGGCGCATGCTGATGGAGTGCCTCGCCGCGGGACGCGCCATCTCGCTGCCTTCGTCGAACGTCGGCATGGCGAAGCTCGCGGTGCGCGGCACCGGCGCCTACGCCGCCGTGCGCCGGCAGTTCCGCACCGCGATTGGCCGCTTCGAGGGCGTGCAGGAAGCGCTGGGCCGCATGGGCGGGCATCTCTACGTGATGGACGCGGCGCGCCGGCTCTCGGCGCAGGCCGTGGACCTGGGCGAGAAGCCCTCGGTCATCTCGGCCATCGCGAAATATCACATCACGGAGCGTGCCCGCAAAGTGATCAACGACGGCATGGACGTCGTCGCCGGCAAGGGCATCTGCATGGGGCCGTCGAACTTTCTCGCGCGCGCCTATCAGCAGATCCCCATCGCGATCACCGTGGAGGGCGCGAATATCCTCACGCGCTGCCTGATCATCTTCGGCCAGGGCGCGATACGCTGCCACCCTTACGTGCTCAAGGAAATGACGGCCACGCGCGAAAGCCGCAACGAAGCCCATTACCCGCGCGCGCTGCGCGAGTTCGACGCGGCATTCTTCGGGCACCTGAACTTCACGCTCTCGAACGCGGTGCGCAGCGTGGTCTACGGTCTCACAGGCGGTCGCTTCATTCGCGCGCCGCGCCGCGCCGATGCCGCGCTCGCGCCGTTCTATCGCGCGGCCACGCGTTTGTCCGTGGTGTTCGCGCTGCTCGCGGACGTTTCGATGTTCGTGCTGGGTGGCGATCTCAAGCGGCGCGAGCGCATTTCGGGACGGCTCGGCGACGTGCTCGCGCAGCTTTATCTGATCTCCGCCACGCTCAAGCGCTACGAGGACGACGGCCGCCAACAGGACGATCTGCCGCTCGTGTGCTGGGGCGTGGAAGATGCGCTCTTCACAGCGCAACAGGCCATCGACGGCGTGCTCGCGAATTACCCGAACCGCGTGGTCGCGTGGCTCGTGCGCGCGCTGGCGTTCCCGTTCGGCCTGCCGCATCGCGCGCCCTCCGATGCGCTCGGCACGCAGATCGCCGAACTCATGCAGACGCCGGGTGCCGCGCGCGAGCGTCTCGTCGCGGATTCGTACGTGCCGCCTGTCGACGTGGATGCGATCGGCTACGGCGAACTGGTCTTTGCGCTGAGCCCGCGCGTGGCCGCCATCGAGCGCAGGCTGCGCGACGCCGTGCACGCGGGCAGGCTCGCGCCGATGCCGCAAAGCATGGCCGCGCTCGCCGCGTGGACCGCGAGCGCCCAGCAGCAAGGCTTGATCGATGCAGACGAACGGCGAACGCTCGACGACTATGCGCGTTATGTGGCCGAGGCCGTCAAGGTGGACGACTTCCCACCGGACTTCGACATGCTCGCCGGTCTGCAGAAACGCCGCGAAGCGCTGGAAAGGGCGATGGATCTGGCCGCGTGA
- a CDS encoding 3-oxoacyl-ACP reductase: MNDAYLNFVNSPLGGKLVRTLGLPKPEVLRRYRADQPEFDGLVAIGAGREPQCLDALAGVIARLGMTSVAHESAALWMPLAARHGLMTGRFEPVDAGSPARVNALIFDASGIDDSRHLEPLYTFFHDALRSVARCGRLVVLGRTPQLCASARQWTAQRALEGFVRSLGKEARRGMTANLIYVAPDAAHGIESTLRFLLSPRSAYVSGQVVRIESAPAVQALTDTFDWQRPLAGRRAMVTGAARGIGAAIAHELAAQGAHVTGIDIPAARDALDSTMRHIAGTALAFDITAPEAPANIAAALDEKGIDIVVHNAGITKDKTVAKMSVDAWRSVIDINLSAQERIDDALLDAGTLRDGGRIVCVSSIGGIAGNVGQINYAASKAGVIGRVESMATPLRARGITINAVAPGFIETQMTAKMPLAIREAGRRMNSMSQGGQPVDVAQTIAWLAHPGSAGVTGQVVRVCGQSLIGA, from the coding sequence ATGAACGACGCTTACCTGAACTTCGTGAACTCGCCGCTCGGCGGCAAGCTCGTGCGCACGCTAGGGCTGCCGAAGCCCGAGGTGTTGCGCCGCTATCGCGCGGACCAGCCCGAGTTCGACGGGCTTGTCGCGATCGGCGCCGGCCGCGAGCCGCAATGTCTCGATGCGCTCGCGGGCGTGATCGCGCGGCTCGGCATGACGAGCGTGGCCCACGAGAGCGCGGCGTTATGGATGCCGCTCGCGGCCCGGCACGGTCTCATGACGGGCCGCTTCGAGCCCGTGGATGCAGGCTCTCCCGCGCGCGTGAACGCGTTGATCTTCGACGCGTCGGGCATCGACGACAGCCGGCATCTGGAACCGCTCTACACGTTCTTTCACGACGCGCTGCGCTCTGTTGCGCGCTGCGGGCGGCTCGTCGTGCTGGGCCGCACGCCGCAGCTTTGCGCGAGCGCGCGGCAATGGACCGCGCAGCGCGCGCTCGAAGGCTTCGTGCGTTCACTCGGCAAAGAGGCACGGCGCGGCATGACCGCGAATCTCATCTACGTGGCGCCGGATGCGGCGCACGGCATCGAATCGACGCTGCGCTTTCTGCTCTCGCCACGCTCGGCGTATGTGTCGGGCCAGGTCGTGCGAATCGAAAGCGCCCCTGCCGTGCAGGCGCTTACCGACACGTTCGACTGGCAACGTCCCCTCGCCGGCCGCCGTGCGATGGTGACGGGCGCCGCGCGCGGCATCGGCGCGGCGATTGCGCACGAACTGGCGGCCCAGGGCGCGCACGTGACGGGCATCGACATTCCCGCGGCCCGCGACGCACTCGACTCGACGATGCGCCACATCGCCGGCACGGCCCTCGCCTTCGACATCACCGCGCCCGAAGCGCCAGCCAACATCGCGGCGGCACTCGACGAGAAGGGCATCGACATCGTCGTGCACAACGCCGGCATCACGAAAGACAAGACCGTGGCGAAGATGAGCGTCGACGCATGGCGCAGCGTGATCGACATCAACCTGAGCGCACAGGAACGCATCGACGATGCGCTGCTCGACGCCGGCACGTTGCGCGACGGCGGACGCATCGTCTGCGTGTCGTCGATCGGCGGCATTGCAGGCAACGTGGGACAAATCAATTACGCGGCCTCGAAGGCCGGCGTGATCGGGCGCGTGGAAAGCATGGCCACGCCGTTGCGTGCGCGCGGCATCACGATCAACGCGGTGGCGCCCGGCTTCATCGAAACGCAGATGACCGCGAAGATGCCGCTCGCGATTCGCGAAGCCGGCCGTCGCATGAACTCGATGAGCCAGGGCGGGCAGCCCGTGGACGTGGCGCAGACCATCGCGTGGCTCGCGCATCCCGGCAGTGCGGGCGTGACGGGCCAGGTGGTACGCGTGTGCGGTCAGAGCCTGATTGGAGCGTAG